A region of Burkholderia lata DNA encodes the following proteins:
- a CDS encoding lytic polysaccharide monooxygenase — MPRSLAGVALLVAAAGAHAHGRLTEPPSRIVLCTQGQNPDCPVDAWHANAMENGKFFPATQSGLSDPFAPADAKNAAPPIDGEIAGASTNGPLPVLNEQSPGRWQKIPLRPGALQNFKWEFSAVHKTRRWNYFITRADWNPSEKLTRAQFEPTPFCTIQNPGQPYWDPNANLVPQQPTIHQCRLPMRSGYHVILAVWEVADTAMAFYQVVDATFTHGDTTRSPF; from the coding sequence ATGCCACGCTCGTTGGCCGGCGTGGCGCTGCTGGTCGCGGCGGCCGGTGCTCACGCGCACGGCCGTTTGACCGAACCGCCATCGCGCATCGTGCTGTGCACGCAAGGCCAGAATCCGGATTGCCCTGTCGACGCGTGGCACGCGAACGCGATGGAGAACGGCAAGTTCTTCCCCGCGACGCAAAGCGGCCTGTCCGATCCGTTTGCGCCGGCCGACGCGAAGAATGCCGCACCGCCGATCGACGGCGAAATCGCCGGCGCCAGCACGAATGGCCCGCTGCCCGTGCTGAACGAGCAGTCGCCGGGCCGCTGGCAGAAGATCCCGCTACGGCCGGGCGCGTTGCAGAATTTCAAATGGGAATTCAGCGCCGTGCACAAGACGCGTCGCTGGAACTACTTCATTACGCGCGCCGACTGGAACCCGTCGGAAAAGCTGACGCGCGCGCAGTTCGAGCCCACGCCGTTCTGCACGATCCAGAATCCCGGCCAGCCCTACTGGGATCCGAACGCGAACCTGGTGCCGCAGCAGCCGACCATTCACCAGTGCCGGTTGCCGATGCGTAGCGGTTACCACGTCATCCTCGCGGTCTGGGAGGTCGCGGATACGGCGATGGCGTTCTATCAGGTCGTCGACGCGACGTTCACTCATGGCGATACGACACGCAGCCCGTTCTGA
- a CDS encoding chitinase, which yields MAGFRYARVGGAHLPEIFSGTVCVKDRCRSCVKHDEGMKMKSNQTGFMKRSTLRGALALLLAGSFFGTGSGAAAAGGTSTGTAPAFVYSPYKDATISMNWNTNVISTNVTGQLSPVLSVLPTGVRTMTLAFATGECGSENWAGVDGGAMAAANVPLFTAANVNYVISTGGAAGMFTCGTDAGMTAFINRYASSNLIGIDFDIEGGQTQQVINDLVQRVAVAQQNYPGLRFSFTLATLAPSQQGATTASSWGPSAPDSFNVYGDWVMQAIQAYGLKNYTIDLMTMDYGSASAGNCVVASGTCQMGQSAIQAAMNLHDHWGVPYSQIELTPMIGGNDVAGETFTPADVDTVAQFVKQNGLVGVHFWSFDRDVDCPPGAASSTCNSIGGVGTLGYTNRFANDLAPGQ from the coding sequence GTGGCGGGTTTCCGTTACGCCCGTGTGGGCGGAGCGCATCTTCCTGAAATATTCTCCGGCACGGTTTGCGTGAAAGACCGGTGCCGGTCATGCGTCAAACACGATGAGGGCATGAAAATGAAGAGCAACCAAACCGGATTCATGAAGCGATCGACCTTGAGGGGCGCGCTGGCGCTTCTGCTGGCAGGGTCATTTTTCGGCACCGGCAGCGGCGCTGCCGCGGCGGGCGGGACGAGTACCGGCACGGCGCCGGCCTTCGTCTATAGCCCGTACAAGGACGCGACGATTTCGATGAACTGGAACACGAACGTCATCTCGACGAACGTCACGGGTCAGTTGAGCCCGGTGCTGTCGGTGCTGCCAACCGGTGTGCGTACGATGACGCTCGCATTCGCGACCGGTGAATGCGGCAGCGAGAACTGGGCGGGCGTCGACGGTGGCGCGATGGCGGCCGCCAATGTGCCGCTTTTCACCGCGGCCAACGTGAATTACGTGATTTCCACCGGTGGCGCGGCCGGCATGTTCACGTGCGGGACGGATGCGGGCATGACGGCCTTCATCAATCGCTATGCGTCGAGCAACCTGATCGGGATCGATTTCGATATCGAGGGTGGGCAGACGCAACAGGTGATCAACGATCTCGTCCAGCGTGTGGCAGTCGCCCAGCAGAATTATCCCGGCCTGCGCTTCAGCTTTACGCTGGCCACACTCGCCCCTTCCCAGCAAGGCGCGACCACGGCCAGTTCCTGGGGCCCCAGCGCACCCGACAGCTTCAACGTGTATGGCGACTGGGTCATGCAGGCGATCCAGGCGTACGGCCTGAAGAACTACACCATCGACCTGATGACGATGGACTACGGGTCGGCGAGTGCGGGGAACTGCGTGGTGGCGAGCGGCACCTGCCAGATGGGACAGTCTGCGATCCAGGCGGCAATGAACCTGCACGACCACTGGGGTGTGCCGTACAGCCAGATCGAGCTGACGCCGATGATCGGCGGCAACGATGTGGCCGGCGAAACCTTCACGCCGGCGGACGTGGATACCGTTGCGCAGTTCGTGAAACAGAATGGTCTCGTGGGTGTCCACTTCTGGTCGTTCGACCGTGACGTCGATTGCCCGCCCGGCGCCGCATCGTCGACGTGCAATTCGATCGGCGGTGTCGGTACGCTCGGTTACACGAACCGGTTTGCCAACGACCTCGCGCCCGGCCAATGA
- a CDS encoding fatty acid desaturase family protein, producing MTKDEWRAVKATLPNGPTGNVTLALWLADIALLAAAWMLWLAGGLGRPAALVLAMLALIHLYLIMHEALHNAASRSHGCNEAIGHLCGWIIGLPYLPRRRTHLGHHAWTAHPSRDPENRKMIQKFSVMTERGARTLEFIWRHWIPMMAFNHFLSHWITPFLQRDTPANRAKSNTEIAFSAVYVAGYAAVGALAYRAGVLGSLIAFSTILWIVLLMAVELLNLPHHAEIPLLADDAARPPLWEQDVVSHSCANVPVWSRWVILNFNLHVAHHAYPWLPWYDLPRAQRHLDAVSAAEVPRQTHEWAFAVTKRRRPLLELMGHFFDKRGASSGGGR from the coding sequence ATGACCAAAGACGAATGGCGCGCGGTCAAGGCGACATTGCCGAACGGGCCCACGGGAAACGTCACGCTCGCGCTGTGGCTCGCCGATATCGCATTGCTTGCCGCTGCGTGGATGCTTTGGCTTGCCGGCGGGCTCGGACGTCCCGCGGCACTCGTCCTCGCGATGCTCGCGCTGATTCACCTCTATCTGATCATGCACGAGGCACTGCATAACGCCGCATCGCGTTCGCACGGTTGCAACGAGGCCATCGGGCATCTCTGCGGATGGATCATCGGCTTGCCGTACCTGCCGCGGCGCAGGACGCATCTGGGCCATCACGCGTGGACCGCGCATCCGTCACGGGATCCGGAGAATCGCAAGATGATCCAGAAGTTCTCCGTGATGACGGAACGCGGCGCACGTACGCTCGAATTCATCTGGCGGCACTGGATCCCGATGATGGCGTTCAATCATTTCCTGAGCCACTGGATTACGCCGTTCCTGCAACGCGATACGCCGGCGAACCGCGCGAAATCGAACACCGAGATTGCATTCAGCGCGGTCTACGTGGCCGGTTATGCGGCGGTCGGCGCGCTGGCGTATCGCGCGGGTGTGCTCGGCAGCCTCATCGCGTTCTCGACGATCCTGTGGATCGTGTTGCTGATGGCCGTCGAACTGCTCAACCTTCCGCATCACGCCGAGATCCCGCTGCTGGCCGACGACGCGGCACGCCCGCCGCTCTGGGAGCAGGACGTGGTCTCGCACAGCTGCGCCAACGTGCCCGTCTGGTCACGCTGGGTGATCCTGAATTTCAATCTTCACGTCGCCCATCATGCGTATCCATGGTTGCCGTGGTACGACCTGCCTCGCGCGCAACGGCACCTCGACGCGGTCTCGGCCGCCGAGGTGCCGCGCCAGACCCACGAGTGGGCCTTCGCCGTGACCAAGCGGCGCCGGCCGCTGCTCGAATTGATGGGGCATTTCTTCGACAAGCGTGGCGCGTCGTCCGGGGGCGGGCGCTGA
- a CDS encoding TIGR03364 family FAD-dependent oxidoreductase, whose product MVNAIAAADSYDVVVVGAGIVGLAHAYTAALKGLRVCVIERDAACVGASIRNFGFVTVTGQHAEHSWRRARASREVWADVAPQAGIDVLHKGLHLIARRPEAMHLIDAFMQTGMADGCRVLTPGEAAAVAPELRLDGAQGVLHSPHELRIEPRTAIPQLAAWLAERFDVRFRYGEMVHEVRTPTVRTSRGVVHAERVIVCGNADSRHLYGDWFARHKVRLCQLQMLRVRPRRPLALHAAVMSDLSLLRYSGFAALPAADALRTRLKAEEPVCLGYGIHLIAVQSADGSLVVGDSHEYGAAPLPFATQEIDAQIVRLLHETLEMPELDIVERWTGSYPSAADADCVIEVPDDATRVVVVTSGAGMSTGFGIAQDVFAAW is encoded by the coding sequence ATCGTGAACGCTATCGCAGCGGCAGATTCTTATGACGTGGTCGTCGTCGGCGCCGGTATCGTCGGCCTCGCCCATGCCTATACGGCAGCACTCAAGGGGCTGCGCGTCTGTGTGATCGAACGCGACGCCGCCTGCGTGGGCGCGTCGATCCGCAATTTCGGCTTCGTTACCGTCACCGGGCAGCACGCCGAACACAGCTGGCGGCGTGCGCGAGCGAGCCGCGAGGTCTGGGCGGACGTCGCACCGCAAGCCGGCATCGACGTGCTGCACAAGGGCCTGCACCTGATTGCGCGTCGCCCCGAGGCGATGCACCTGATCGATGCCTTCATGCAGACCGGCATGGCCGACGGCTGCCGGGTCTTGACGCCCGGCGAAGCGGCGGCCGTGGCGCCGGAGTTGCGGCTGGACGGCGCGCAAGGCGTGCTGCACAGCCCGCATGAACTGCGCATCGAGCCGCGTACCGCGATCCCGCAGCTGGCCGCCTGGCTGGCGGAACGCTTCGACGTGCGGTTCCGCTACGGCGAGATGGTGCACGAGGTGCGCACGCCGACCGTGCGTACGTCGCGCGGCGTGGTGCACGCGGAGCGCGTGATCGTCTGCGGCAATGCGGACAGCCGTCACCTGTATGGCGACTGGTTCGCGCGGCACAAGGTGCGGCTGTGCCAGTTGCAGATGCTGCGCGTGCGGCCGCGCCGCCCGCTGGCGCTGCACGCCGCGGTGATGAGCGACCTGAGCCTGCTGCGTTACTCGGGTTTCGCGGCGCTGCCGGCCGCCGACGCATTGCGCACGCGCCTGAAGGCGGAAGAGCCCGTGTGCCTCGGATACGGCATCCACCTGATCGCGGTGCAGAGCGCCGACGGCAGTCTCGTGGTGGGCGATTCGCATGAATACGGCGCTGCACCGCTGCCGTTTGCGACGCAGGAGATCGATGCGCAGATCGTGCGCCTGCTGCACGAGACGCTCGAGATGCCGGAACTGGACATCGTCGAACGCTGGACCGGCAGCTATCCGTCGGCGGCCGATGCCGATTGCGTGATCGAGGTACCGGACGACGCTACACGTGTCGTCGTCGTGACGAGCGGGGCGGGGATGAGCACGGGTTTCGGGATCGCGCAGGATGTGTTTGCCGCTTGGTGA
- a CDS encoding GNAT family N-acetyltransferase, producing the protein MLIKVVADDAQVAARLAQPSTITRASNAMNSIGSNMAGRNSVKPNDSGHRQLRIRRGTVSDTSRICALFEREYGDSSHPCLDAGYVRSAVSNKSELWFVAEEETQAAIGCMSVSYNAQNRSWEYGRAMISRHHRHLGVLSALMQSAIDTMPAADHDLAFAIARTDIALRALQRHVDGVVVGHDGSPDSAHGVREHHVIAIEKFRSPRFRHGLPRSPIFRESEVLRSAIFEPLGLAGTPEPYPDTCFWGHGDDCSDGFTFRADERADAIYLCQHVGGPFMTERDVAADLLRFLKRRSTATYVGAIVLADKLTLVKAMLDAGFRITAYLPAWHWSRGARYDCLLLARRDDGFASKNGLDEHIDMLDAAYREIGQRILSA; encoded by the coding sequence ATGCTAATTAAAGTCGTCGCCGACGATGCGCAGGTCGCCGCTCGACTCGCGCAGCCATCAACCATCACCAGGGCAAGCAACGCGATGAATTCAATTGGCAGCAACATGGCAGGCAGGAATAGCGTCAAGCCCAACGACAGCGGCCACCGGCAATTGCGGATACGTCGCGGAACGGTGTCGGACACATCACGCATCTGCGCGCTGTTCGAACGGGAATATGGCGACTCGTCGCATCCCTGTCTCGATGCGGGCTACGTGAGGAGCGCCGTATCGAACAAGTCGGAGCTGTGGTTTGTGGCCGAAGAGGAGACGCAAGCCGCGATCGGTTGCATGAGCGTCAGCTACAACGCGCAGAATCGCTCATGGGAATACGGTCGCGCAATGATTTCCCGGCACCATCGTCACCTGGGCGTACTGTCGGCGTTGATGCAATCCGCGATCGACACGATGCCGGCCGCGGATCATGACCTGGCATTCGCGATTGCCCGCACCGATATCGCGCTGCGCGCGTTACAGCGTCATGTCGATGGCGTCGTGGTCGGACACGACGGGTCGCCCGACAGCGCGCATGGCGTGCGTGAACATCACGTCATCGCAATCGAAAAATTCCGCTCGCCGCGCTTCAGACATGGCCTGCCGCGCTCCCCGATATTCCGCGAGTCCGAGGTTCTGCGCAGCGCGATCTTCGAACCGCTCGGTCTCGCGGGTACGCCGGAACCCTACCCCGATACCTGCTTCTGGGGGCATGGGGACGACTGCTCGGATGGCTTCACGTTTCGCGCCGACGAGCGGGCCGATGCGATCTATCTCTGCCAGCATGTCGGCGGCCCGTTCATGACCGAGCGCGATGTCGCGGCCGATCTGCTTCGTTTCCTGAAACGGCGAAGCACGGCGACCTATGTTGGCGCGATCGTCCTCGCCGACAAGCTGACACTGGTCAAGGCAATGCTTGACGCCGGATTCCGCATCACGGCCTATCTGCCGGCATGGCACTGGAGCCGTGGCGCGCGCTATGACTGCCTGCTACTCGCCCGGCGGGACGACGGCTTCGCGAGCAAGAACGGACTTGACGAACACATCGACATGCTCGATGCCGCCTACCGCGAAATCGGCCAACGCATCCTGTCCGCCTGA
- a CDS encoding endo alpha-1,4 polygalactosaminidase yields MSARSFASFVLMLLLAACGGDSDSSVPGSAFAAASARAAQAAAWKPLVPGTSWQWQIDGNRINETVLDGVNNPRKMFDVDMELTDAGTIRRLKAKGIYVVCYMEVGGREDTRGDAGKFPDSVLGNPVEGYEDHERWLDIRQTAILMPLMLARLDQAKQKGCDGIEPDLDDSYRQETGFPLTRDDQLRYNTALIAAAHDRGMSMGLKNGSGIAAAMAKVADWALNEQCNRFHECGDYASFIALNKAVFNVEYTRPDGMKLADFCPADNQANFDGILKLSSDTLSALPRAACRFE; encoded by the coding sequence ATGTCCGCAAGATCGTTCGCTTCATTCGTGCTGATGCTGCTGCTTGCGGCGTGCGGAGGCGACTCGGATTCGTCCGTGCCCGGCAGCGCGTTCGCGGCCGCTTCGGCACGTGCAGCGCAGGCCGCCGCGTGGAAGCCGCTCGTGCCCGGCACGAGCTGGCAATGGCAGATCGACGGCAACCGGATCAACGAGACAGTGCTGGACGGCGTGAACAACCCGCGCAAGATGTTCGACGTCGACATGGAGCTGACCGATGCGGGCACGATCCGGCGCCTGAAGGCGAAGGGCATCTATGTCGTCTGCTACATGGAGGTGGGCGGGCGGGAAGACACCCGAGGAGACGCCGGCAAGTTTCCGGACAGCGTGCTCGGCAACCCCGTCGAAGGATACGAGGATCATGAGCGCTGGCTGGACATTCGCCAGACCGCGATCCTGATGCCCCTGATGCTGGCGCGGCTCGACCAGGCGAAGCAAAAGGGCTGCGACGGCATCGAGCCGGACCTCGACGACAGCTATCGCCAGGAAACCGGCTTTCCGCTGACGCGCGACGATCAGCTGCGATACAACACGGCGCTGATCGCCGCCGCCCACGATCGCGGGATGTCGATGGGCCTCAAGAACGGCTCGGGTATCGCTGCCGCGATGGCGAAAGTGGCCGACTGGGCGCTCAACGAGCAATGCAACCGATTCCACGAGTGCGGCGACTATGCGAGCTTCATCGCACTGAACAAGGCCGTGTTCAATGTCGAGTACACGCGTCCGGACGGCATGAAACTCGCGGATTTCTGCCCGGCGGACAATCAGGCCAATTTCGACGGCATTCTGAAACTGTCGAGCGACACGCTCTCGGCGCTGCCGCGCGCGGCTTGCCGGTTCGAGTGA
- a CDS encoding enoyl-CoA hydratase/isomerase family protein: MQQASSEPLRYRVEQQVARIHFNRPDALNALDVPTARGFAQACRAAAGDPTVRAVVISGEGRAFSVGGDLACMREDPVDGAALLIDPMHEGIGLLAEMDAPVVASLAGLVAGGGLGGALAADLAIAGAGARFSFAYTQVGVSPDCSTSWQLPRVVGLRHAMEIALLGDRLDAEAALRLGLVNRVVPDDALEQEVDALAQRLAAGPTRAYGETRRLLRASFDRPLDVQLDAERKAFLRCARTEDFTEGMSAFFAKRAPWYCGR; this comes from the coding sequence ATGCAACAGGCATCCTCCGAGCCGCTGCGCTATCGCGTCGAACAGCAGGTCGCGCGCATTCACTTCAACCGTCCCGACGCGCTGAACGCGCTCGACGTGCCTACCGCGCGCGGCTTCGCGCAGGCCTGCCGCGCGGCGGCCGGCGACCCGACGGTACGCGCGGTCGTCATCAGCGGTGAGGGGCGTGCGTTTTCCGTGGGCGGTGACCTCGCCTGCATGCGTGAGGACCCCGTCGACGGCGCGGCGTTGCTGATCGATCCGATGCACGAAGGCATCGGCTTGCTGGCCGAAATGGATGCGCCCGTCGTCGCGAGCCTGGCCGGCCTCGTCGCGGGCGGCGGGCTGGGGGGCGCGCTCGCGGCCGATCTGGCGATCGCCGGCGCGGGCGCCCGCTTCAGCTTCGCCTATACGCAGGTGGGCGTCAGCCCAGACTGCTCGACGTCATGGCAACTGCCGCGTGTCGTCGGCCTGCGCCACGCGATGGAGATCGCATTGCTGGGCGATCGGCTCGACGCGGAAGCCGCGTTGCGGCTCGGGCTCGTCAACCGCGTGGTGCCTGATGACGCGCTCGAACAGGAAGTCGACGCGCTTGCGCAGCGGCTCGCGGCCGGCCCGACCCGCGCGTATGGGGAGACCAGGCGCCTGCTACGCGCGTCGTTCGATCGCCCGCTCGACGTACAGCTGGACGCCGAACGCAAAGCCTTTCTGCGCTGCGCGCGGACCGAGGATTTCACGGAAGGAATGAGCGCGTTTTTCGCGAAGCGCGCGCCGTGGTATTGCGGGCGATAG
- a CDS encoding GGDEF domain-containing protein: MTVNAATQASTRTAQVVTRVYARLLLVGFALVPAYLIAYLYFFQDPSLKFENHAFHELAIAAATLEGAFVTYVCWRCYRLSGEPLLRWLTLGFLGFSLVYALHGAFTGMAHHNIWLFLLYGPASRLTMSILIFVGQLTYSRKADSAATRADPRIWLPWLALFGLVDVAVAVIAFSPMAGNLWVRLSMEGGALLLSVVNVVALVVRRIRSPLMTIYGISVTSFALSSLAFILGRPWNHMWWLAHAIFAAGFFLLSFGVVQAFQTTRSFSKIYSQAELFARLREAMARTERALQALQRTNEKLEHLAATDPLTGATNRRQFIESVEAEIHRAKRNGAPFSLLALDLDHFKAINDSYGHQAGDQVLQRFVDKCVDAIRPYDGVARVGGEEFMVLLPQAALDTAQSIGERIRAAIAGAPFEAGIGEPIKVTVSVGASEFGRDGETIDAILRKADERLYRAKHLGRNQVVAG; encoded by the coding sequence ATGACCGTCAATGCCGCCACCCAAGCGTCGACCCGCACTGCCCAAGTCGTCACCCGGGTGTACGCGAGGCTCCTGCTGGTCGGCTTCGCGCTGGTGCCTGCGTATCTGATCGCCTACCTGTACTTCTTCCAGGACCCGTCGCTGAAATTCGAGAATCACGCCTTTCACGAACTGGCGATTGCGGCCGCCACGCTCGAAGGCGCGTTCGTCACGTATGTCTGCTGGCGCTGCTATCGCCTGTCGGGCGAGCCGTTGCTGCGCTGGCTTACGCTGGGCTTTCTGGGCTTTTCGCTCGTCTATGCGTTGCATGGCGCGTTCACCGGCATGGCGCATCACAATATCTGGCTGTTCCTGCTGTACGGGCCGGCGTCGCGCCTGACCATGTCGATCCTGATCTTCGTCGGGCAGCTCACCTATAGCCGCAAGGCCGACAGCGCGGCAACCCGCGCCGATCCCCGCATCTGGTTACCCTGGCTCGCGCTGTTCGGGCTCGTCGACGTTGCGGTCGCCGTGATCGCTTTCTCCCCCATGGCCGGCAACCTGTGGGTACGCCTGTCGATGGAGGGCGGCGCACTGCTGCTCTCGGTCGTGAACGTCGTCGCGCTGGTCGTGCGCCGCATCCGCTCGCCGCTGATGACGATCTACGGCATCTCGGTCACGTCGTTCGCGCTCTCGTCGCTCGCCTTCATCCTCGGGCGGCCGTGGAATCACATGTGGTGGCTGGCGCATGCGATTTTCGCGGCCGGCTTCTTCCTGCTCAGTTTCGGCGTGGTGCAGGCCTTTCAAACGACCCGTTCGTTTTCGAAGATCTACAGCCAGGCGGAACTGTTTGCCCGGTTGCGGGAAGCAATGGCCAGGACGGAGCGCGCGCTGCAGGCGCTGCAACGGACCAACGAAAAGCTCGAGCATCTGGCGGCCACGGACCCGCTCACGGGCGCGACCAACCGGCGGCAATTCATCGAAAGCGTGGAGGCGGAAATCCACCGCGCCAAGCGCAATGGCGCGCCGTTCTCGTTGCTCGCGCTCGATCTCGACCACTTCAAGGCGATCAACGACAGTTACGGGCATCAGGCGGGCGATCAGGTGTTGCAACGCTTCGTCGACAAATGCGTCGATGCGATCCGGCCGTACGATGGCGTCGCGCGGGTGGGCGGAGAGGAATTCATGGTGCTGCTGCCGCAAGCCGCGCTGGACACCGCCCAGTCGATCGGCGAACGCATCCGCGCGGCGATCGCGGGCGCGCCGTTCGAGGCAGGCATCGGCGAACCGATCAAGGTCACCGTGAGCGTCGGCGCGTCCGAATTCGGTCGGGATGGCGAAACGATCGACGCGATCCTGCGCAAGGCGGACGAACGCCTGTACCGCGCGAAGCATCTAGGTCGCAACCAGGTGGTCGCCGGGTAA
- a CDS encoding HD domain-containing protein, protein MNQTQERFVALWSGSGGIHAEEVYRLLAEGYAEPMRHYHTLAHVKRCLRHVDLARGAMPDPDAVELALWFHDVIYVPGAKNNEQRSADWFRHLAAGRIGACDRICAMILATTHVGIAAELDTRFVCDIDLAVLGASRSRFREDGRLLRAERPDLDDRAYDLHERSILRWLLVRPRIYLTDFFYTRCESSARRNLSWRLALPIQE, encoded by the coding sequence GTGAACCAGACGCAGGAGCGGTTCGTTGCGTTGTGGTCGGGCAGCGGCGGGATCCATGCCGAGGAGGTCTATCGCTTGCTGGCGGAAGGCTATGCGGAGCCGATGCGGCATTACCACACGCTCGCACACGTGAAACGCTGCCTGCGTCATGTCGACCTCGCGCGCGGCGCGATGCCCGATCCGGATGCGGTCGAACTCGCGCTCTGGTTCCACGACGTGATTTACGTCCCGGGCGCGAAGAACAACGAGCAGCGCAGCGCCGACTGGTTCCGGCACCTGGCGGCGGGGCGAATCGGCGCGTGCGACCGGATCTGCGCGATGATTCTCGCGACGACCCACGTCGGAATCGCGGCGGAACTGGATACCCGTTTCGTGTGCGACATCGACCTGGCCGTGCTGGGTGCTTCTCGCAGCCGATTTCGCGAAGACGGCCGCCTGCTCCGGGCAGAGCGCCCCGATCTTGACGACCGGGCTTACGACCTTCATGAGCGGTCGATTCTTCGCTGGCTGCTCGTTCGTCCGCGCATCTATCTGACCGATTTTTTCTACACGCGTTGCGAATCGAGCGCGCGCCGGAACCTGAGCTGGCGGCTGGCGTTGCCGATTCAGGAGTAA
- a CDS encoding porin encodes MKKFALSALSLSLLGVAGVAHAQSNVALYGVIDTSITYVHGNSGTGNNLWQMGSGNLSGSRWGMKGSEDLGGGLKTVFQLESGFNSGTGRLGQGGRMFGRQAFVGLQSSQYGTVTLGRQYDPIVDLVQGVTGDNYFGGIFATPGDVDNNDNSLRVSNTVKYTSPVLSGLQVEAMYGFGGVAGSTGSGLTYAIAAAYNNGPLGIAGGYFYTNNVNGVARATGWSGSSDAIFDGPINSGYLSAKSIGIAQVAGQYAIGPVTLGLGYSNAQYRRDGDSLAGFANTQKYNTGRAFVTYQASAPLLLGIGYAYTKASGNVDAKYHQVSVGADYSLSKRTDLYLIGAYQHASGQQQVVNASGQLVTQDAQASIGSYGYAGTKSQEIVALGLRHKF; translated from the coding sequence ATGAAGAAGTTCGCACTGTCCGCTCTCTCGCTGTCGCTGCTGGGTGTCGCCGGCGTGGCGCACGCACAGTCGAACGTCGCGCTGTACGGCGTGATCGACACGTCGATCACGTACGTTCACGGCAACAGCGGCACCGGCAACAATCTGTGGCAAATGGGCAGCGGCAACCTGTCGGGCAGCCGCTGGGGCATGAAGGGCAGCGAGGATCTGGGCGGCGGGCTGAAGACCGTGTTCCAGCTCGAAAGCGGCTTCAATTCGGGCACGGGCCGCCTCGGCCAGGGCGGCCGCATGTTCGGCCGCCAGGCGTTCGTCGGCCTGCAGAGCAGCCAGTACGGCACCGTCACGCTGGGCCGCCAGTACGATCCGATCGTCGACCTGGTTCAGGGTGTCACCGGCGACAACTATTTCGGCGGCATCTTCGCGACGCCGGGCGACGTCGACAACAACGACAACAGCCTGCGCGTGAGCAATACGGTCAAGTACACGTCGCCGGTGCTGTCCGGCCTGCAGGTCGAAGCGATGTACGGCTTCGGCGGCGTCGCCGGCTCGACGGGCTCGGGCCTCACGTACGCGATCGCAGCCGCGTACAACAACGGCCCGCTGGGCATCGCCGGCGGCTACTTCTACACCAACAACGTGAACGGCGTCGCACGCGCCACGGGCTGGAGCGGTTCGTCCGACGCGATCTTCGACGGCCCGATCAACAGCGGCTACCTGAGCGCGAAGAGCATCGGCATCGCACAGGTCGCGGGGCAGTATGCGATCGGCCCGGTCACGCTGGGCCTCGGCTACAGCAACGCGCAGTACCGGCGCGACGGTGATTCGCTCGCCGGCTTCGCCAACACGCAGAAGTACAACACCGGTCGCGCATTCGTCACGTACCAGGCATCGGCGCCGCTGCTGCTCGGTATCGGCTATGCGTACACGAAGGCGAGCGGCAACGTCGACGCGAAGTATCACCAGGTATCGGTGGGTGCCGACTATTCGCTGTCGAAGCGTACCGACCTCTACCTGATCGGCGCGTACCAGCATGCGAGCGGCCAGCAGCAGGTCGTGAACGCGAGCGGGCAGCTGGTCACGCAGGATGCGCAGGCGTCGATCGGTTCGTACGGCTACGCCGGCACGAAATCGCAGGAGATCGTCGCGCTGGGCCTGCGTCACAAGTTCTGA